Proteins from a single region of Hymenobacter aquaticus:
- a CDS encoding NADH-quinone oxidoreductase subunit N — protein sequence MTSIILLSVLGIVNLFFGFLKSNKILLPAAMVILALVFGANLLDWNAASESYFNNMLTIDRYSVAFTGIVVLTTLLLIPFSEKYVRDGQENLAEYYSLLLFALVGAIMMVSYNNLLMLFVGIEILSVAMYVVAGSDKRNVRSNEAALKYFLMGSFATGILLFGIALVYGATGTFELAQINAGIVNPANASLQPMLYIGMLLMFIGISFKVSAAPFHYWTPDVYEGTPTFFTAFMSTVVKTAGFAAFFKLLLAAFFAAQGFWVPTIMAITVLTLLIGNVGAVAQSSIKRMLAYSSISHAGYLFIGLVAVNGKLSANAIFFYSLAYSIATVAAFAVLKLVSDQRQREDYASFNGLAKTNPLLAFVMTVAMLSLAGIPLTGGFFGKFFTFGAAIDRGYIWLVVFAVVMSMVSIYYYLRPIIAMYMQPADDETAEPIVVGGFQSAVLVLLALITVVLGVLPGLLSEVF from the coding sequence ATGACCTCCATCATTCTGCTCTCCGTTCTCGGCATCGTTAACCTGTTCTTCGGGTTCCTGAAGTCCAACAAAATCCTGCTGCCGGCGGCCATGGTCATCCTGGCCCTGGTGTTCGGCGCCAACCTGCTCGATTGGAACGCGGCTTCCGAGTCGTACTTCAACAACATGCTGACCATCGACCGGTACTCGGTGGCCTTCACCGGCATCGTGGTCCTGACGACGCTGCTACTGATTCCCTTCTCGGAGAAATACGTGCGCGACGGGCAGGAAAACCTGGCCGAATACTACTCGCTGCTGCTCTTTGCCTTGGTTGGCGCCATCATGATGGTGAGCTACAACAACCTGCTGATGCTGTTCGTGGGCATTGAAATCCTGAGCGTGGCCATGTACGTGGTAGCCGGTTCCGACAAGCGCAACGTGCGCTCCAACGAGGCGGCCCTGAAGTACTTCCTGATGGGCTCGTTTGCCACCGGCATCCTGCTCTTCGGCATTGCCCTGGTGTACGGCGCCACCGGCACGTTCGAGCTGGCCCAGATCAACGCCGGCATCGTGAATCCGGCCAATGCCTCGCTGCAGCCCATGCTCTACATCGGCATGCTGCTGATGTTTATCGGTATCAGCTTCAAAGTATCGGCCGCGCCCTTCCACTACTGGACGCCCGACGTGTACGAAGGCACGCCCACGTTCTTCACAGCCTTTATGAGCACCGTGGTGAAAACGGCCGGTTTTGCCGCCTTCTTCAAGCTGCTGCTGGCGGCCTTCTTCGCCGCCCAGGGCTTCTGGGTGCCCACCATCATGGCCATCACCGTCCTGACGCTGCTCATCGGCAACGTCGGCGCCGTGGCGCAGTCCAGCATCAAGCGGATGCTGGCCTACTCCAGCATTTCGCACGCGGGCTACCTGTTTATCGGCCTGGTGGCCGTGAACGGCAAGCTTTCGGCCAACGCTATTTTCTTCTATTCCCTGGCTTACTCCATTGCCACGGTAGCAGCCTTTGCCGTGCTCAAGCTGGTGTCGGATCAGCGGCAGCGCGAAGACTACGCCAGCTTCAACGGCCTGGCCAAAACTAACCCGCTGCTGGCCTTCGTGATGACCGTGGCCATGCTGTCGTTGGCGGGTATTCCGCTCACCGGCGGCTTCTTCGGAAAGTTCTTCACCTTCGGCGCGGCCATCGACCGGGGCTACATCTGGCTGGTGGTGTTTGCCGTGGTAATGTCGATGGTGAGCATTTACTACTACTTGCGTCCCATCATTGCCATGTACATGCAGCCCGCCGACGATGAAACCGCCGAGCCCATCGTAGTGGGTGGTTTCCAATCGGCCGTGCTGGTGCTGCTGGCGTTGATTACGGTAGTGCTGGGCGTGCTGCCCGGTCTGCTCAGCGAAGTATTCTAG